From Streptomyces sp. Edi4, one genomic window encodes:
- a CDS encoding PAC2 family protein, giving the protein MIELEGVPELVDPVMIAAFEGWNDAGDAASSAIAHLDAVWKGEVFAALDAEDYYDFQVNRPTVWLDGGVRKITWPTTRLSVVRVGGDKPRDLVLVRGIEPSMRWRSFCNEILGFAHELGVEMVVVLGALLGDTPHTRPVPVSGVTSDPDLARTMDLEETRYEGPTGIVGILQEACTHAGVPAVSLWAAVPHYVSQPPNPKATLALLNRLEDLIDLRIPLGELAEDARAWQLGVDQLAAEDSEVAEYVQTLEEARDTADLPEASGEAIAREFERYLRRRDGGPGQGTAGGPATEADGSYLRDTSSGRTRPPKPPKVEDPGEDTLDE; this is encoded by the coding sequence GTGATCGAGCTGGAGGGCGTTCCCGAGCTGGTCGACCCGGTCATGATCGCCGCGTTCGAGGGCTGGAACGACGCGGGCGACGCCGCATCCTCCGCGATCGCGCACCTGGACGCGGTGTGGAAGGGCGAGGTCTTCGCCGCGCTGGACGCGGAGGACTATTACGACTTCCAGGTCAACCGGCCCACCGTGTGGCTGGACGGCGGCGTCCGCAAGATCACGTGGCCCACCACCCGGCTCTCCGTCGTCCGGGTCGGCGGCGACAAGCCGCGCGATCTGGTGCTGGTGCGCGGCATCGAACCGTCGATGCGGTGGCGCTCGTTCTGCAACGAGATCCTGGGGTTCGCCCACGAGCTGGGCGTCGAGATGGTGGTGGTCCTCGGCGCGCTGCTCGGCGACACCCCGCACACCCGGCCCGTGCCGGTCAGCGGCGTCACCAGCGACCCGGACCTGGCGCGGACCATGGATCTGGAGGAGACGCGGTACGAGGGCCCCACAGGCATCGTCGGCATCCTCCAGGAGGCGTGCACCCACGCGGGCGTCCCCGCGGTCAGTCTGTGGGCCGCGGTGCCGCACTACGTCTCCCAGCCGCCGAACCCGAAGGCGACGCTCGCGCTGCTCAACCGCCTCGAAGACCTCATCGACCTCAGGATCCCGCTCGGCGAACTCGCCGAGGACGCCCGCGCCTGGCAGCTCGGCGTCGACCAACTGGCCGCCGAGGACAGCGAGGTGGCGGAGTACGTGCAGACGCTCGAGGAGGCGCGGGACACCGCGGACCTGCCCGAGGCGTCCGGCGAGGCCATCGCCCGGGAATTCGAGCGCTACCTCAGGCGGCGCGACGGCGGCCCCGGCCAGGGCACGGCGGGCGGGCCCGCCACCGAGGCCGACGGGTCCTATCTGCGCGACACCTCCAGTGGGCGCACCCGGCCGCCCAAGCCCCCCAAGGTGGAGGACCCGGGCGAGGACACCCTCGATGAGTGA
- a CDS encoding NADP-dependent succinic semialdehyde dehydrogenase, with product MAIATVNPATGETLKSFGVMGAEEVERRLATAETAFGSYRTTGFEERARLVLRAADLLDADRDDIARTMTLEMGKPVVAARAEAAKCAKALRWYAEHAPALLADEEPGQDDIRDSGAERARVVYRPLGVVLAVMPWNFPLWQVVRFAAPALMAGNVALLKHASNVPQTALYLEDLFRRAGFAEGCFQTLLIGSAGVEKVLRDRRVAAATLTGSEPAGRSVAAICGDEIKKTVLELGGSDPYLVLPSADVERAARTAVTARTQNNGQSCIAAKRFIVHTDVYDAFAERFTAGMRALNVGDPLDKDTDIGPLSSERGRADLEELVEDAVRKGAVALCGGGRPEGMDRGWFYRPTILADITVDMRIHREETFGPVATLYRVRDLDEAVALANDTPFGLSSNVWTREAGDIERCVRDLQAGGVFFNGMTASHPAFPFGGVKRSGYGRELSGHGIREFCNVTTVWHGAEPSDS from the coding sequence ATGGCCATCGCCACGGTGAACCCGGCTACCGGTGAAACGCTCAAGAGCTTCGGCGTCATGGGTGCTGAGGAGGTGGAGCGGCGGCTGGCCACGGCCGAGACCGCCTTCGGCTCCTACCGCACGACGGGCTTCGAGGAGCGGGCCCGGCTCGTGCTGCGGGCCGCCGACCTCCTGGACGCCGACCGGGACGACATCGCGCGCACCATGACCCTGGAGATGGGCAAGCCGGTCGTGGCGGCCCGGGCGGAGGCCGCGAAGTGCGCGAAGGCGTTGCGCTGGTACGCCGAGCACGCGCCGGCCCTGCTCGCCGACGAGGAGCCCGGCCAGGACGACATCCGCGACTCCGGCGCCGAGCGGGCCCGGGTCGTGTACCGGCCGCTCGGTGTGGTCCTCGCGGTGATGCCGTGGAACTTCCCGCTGTGGCAGGTCGTGCGGTTCGCCGCGCCCGCGCTGATGGCGGGCAACGTGGCGCTGCTCAAGCACGCGTCGAACGTGCCCCAGACCGCCCTGTACCTGGAGGACCTGTTCCGCAGGGCGGGCTTTGCCGAGGGCTGTTTCCAGACGCTCCTGATCGGCTCCGCCGGCGTCGAGAAGGTCCTGCGTGACCGACGGGTGGCGGCGGCGACCCTGACCGGCAGCGAGCCCGCCGGCCGCTCGGTCGCGGCGATCTGCGGCGACGAGATCAAGAAGACCGTGCTCGAACTCGGCGGCAGCGACCCCTATCTGGTGCTCCCCTCCGCCGATGTGGAACGGGCCGCGCGGACCGCGGTGACCGCCCGCACGCAGAACAACGGGCAGTCGTGCATCGCGGCCAAACGCTTCATCGTGCACACGGACGTCTACGACGCCTTCGCCGAGCGATTCACCGCCGGGATGCGGGCGTTGAACGTCGGCGACCCGCTCGATAAGGACACCGACATCGGGCCCCTGTCCAGCGAGCGGGGCCGCGCGGACCTGGAGGAGCTGGTCGAGGACGCCGTGCGCAAGGGCGCGGTCGCGCTGTGCGGCGGCGGGCGGCCCGAGGGGATGGACCGGGGCTGGTTCTACCGGCCGACGATCCTGGCCGACATCACCGTCGACATGCGCATCCACCGCGAGGAGACCTTCGGCCCGGTCGCCACGCTCTACCGGGTGCGGGACCTGGACGAGGCGGTGGCGCTCGCCAATGACACACCGTTCGGCCTGAGTTCCAACGTCTGGACGCGGGAGGCGGGCGACATCGAGCGCTGTGTGCGCGACCTCCAGGCCGGCGGGGTCTTCTTCAACGGGATGACCGCGTCGCACCCCGCCTTCCCCTTCGGCGGCGTGAAACGGTCCGGCTACGGCCGGGAGCTCTCCGGGCACGGCATCCGCGAGTTCTGCAATGTGACGACGGTGTGGCACGGGGCCGAGCCCTCGGATTCCTGA